The window CTTCCAACAGTGTAATGTCACTATGTCACTGTTTAACTAGTCCTACTGGACTAGTTAAACAGTGACATAGTGACACTACACTGTTGGATACCTCATAGCAAATCCTGGCAGGCTGGCACATTAAAAAGAAAACCACTTCATAAGCAAAAAccacaaacaataacaaaataacaaaactagGCTTAAATTAAAATCCAATAAATTAACAGatgagtaaaaacattttttaaacatttcaaacaaaatccctttgaaaacaattaaatatcACCAACACATCACAGTTCAAAATCAAATTATGATTCTAAGGTGCTTTACAGAGCATATTCCACCAATGGTTAGCTaaatagaattttaaaataaCAGGATAGTGCAACTAGTTAGCTAGAGAGAAAACAATCTagaaaaacaaaaccacaaaatgctgtgcattacaggtgAAATCTAGCATTTCAATTCAATATATGAACAACAATTACGATTTGATAGAAAGTTTAgaagaaaaaagataaacatgGGCTTCAAATAAGGAGTTAAAAAAGGGTATGAAACAACATtgatcccgtttacatgcacactaaatacactgattactcccaaaaatcagcgtATTTAAAGAATcaaacaaagcaagaaaactgcATTTACTTGAGATTTGAAATATtcacattattctctgcttttgatgtcaaaccatgAAAAGGCATTTGCACAACAAGTTGCTTAcactggataagctggtaagaacgccGTTTAAGGTATTTACATGTTACGCAAAATCAGGGTAAGGTCGATCGGTTTATTATTacgccatttatgaccttacactggaaaggaaagccgtttaatgcgtttacattaCCACACACGTTGTTGgcctattaagcataatcggtgtaagaatgtgcatatAAACGTGctcattcataaaaataaataaaaataataataattatatatatattatatatatatatatatatatatatatatatatatatatatatatataaactataataCTAATAAAAGTCTAAAACCTGTAttcagatgttttaaattaattacttCAATGGCAATAAAGATAGCcggaaatgtttaatatttaattttaacatcataattttaaattgaaCAAAGAGGATCCTTTAAACTGTCACCTTTGTTTTGCTTACTGAATGAAACTGTGAATGATTGTCTGctgttcaaaacatcacattatTAATCAAGTTTCCCCCAGGACTTTGGTTTTTCATAGCAATGTTATCTACTATGTgcaactgggggggggggggggggcggtgttCAGTACATGTCCTACAATATTAAAGAAATTGAAAGGTGACTGCTAATGTTAGCTTGGATTCTCAGAAGATCTAAAGTCTCTCTTGTGCAAATCCTATCAGAGTCTGTTCTAAATAACATCCGGATTGTGTAACAGtctgtattttatataaataaattttcGAACATGACAGTACACTCACCCATGCTGACAAGGCCAAATCAAAGAGGTAGAGTTAGCAGAATAACATGTTTGTGATAAAATGGTGaggggaccaaaaaaaaaaaaaaaacacatctaaaTTGTATAATTAAATGCAGAGTCCACTTACATTTTGCAGTATGAATATTTTATCATctttctgcacacacacacacacacacacacacacacacacatataacagtaccaatttagcacaCCATTTATTGCTAATTGTGAAAAAACCTTACCATGACACTGAATATTTCCCCTTACACCAACATACAcgtttaaaggagtagttcacctagataaaaattctgtacattatttaCTTTCTCACATCATTGCTGTTATCTttcacatggaacacaaaagggaattTTTAAAGAACACAGGTCTTGTCCATACGACATTTTATAGTGAccacgtctgtcaagctccaaaaacaaaaacaccttataaaagcaccataaaagtacctaTAATGACTCATGCGCTATGTACCAAGTATTCTGAAGACACATaatagctctgtgtgaggaaaagactgaaatttaagtttttcttaaaatcttccCATCCgatgcagctctcaaatctcaatcACCATTTAGCGTATTTGAAACAACTAGCCATATTCAATTATGACACAAATTAGAATCAATGTAATCTATTACATCCAACCTGGTAAATGACATAACATTttggtggaggggaagattagcagtaaataacaacttaatttTCAGCCTGTTACTCAcacatatggcttcaaaagactttatTCATGAGTCATAAGGGACTACTTTTatgcatataattttttttttttttttggagcttgacacgtGATTATGCAGTGTCCTTGTATGAAGTTTCCACTGAAAACATAACAGGATATAGTTCTAACTGTACAATAAGTAAATAATGataatgtgttttcatttttgggtgaacgattcctttaatgTTTCTCATAACTGAGCCTGATGGTGCTTCAACAAACCTACGGTTAACAAACAAGATTAGTGTTCTATGGATGCCTTGCAGAGGAACTGCTTATTATCAGAGTGGTAAAAATCAAGGCCGTAAATCACAGCCAGATCACTCTGGCAGTGGCTTTGAACAACAGACACACGGGCACTCATGTCTTGTTGCGGGTGAACATGCGCTCACCCCGCAGGGTAAGATGCTGCAGCTGATACTGCAGCACCTCTGTGTCTGCCGGCTCCCTTATGCTCATCTTGTCCAGGTTGAGGTAGTCCAGGGACTTGGAATACACCCGCTTGCCCTTTAAAAGGCAGAGGGGCAGGGGGCCGTGCAAAGCCTTACTGGGCTCCCCGGCCACCACAGATTTCAAGCAGCTGTCGCTTGAACTAGGCATACGGCGCCTCCTACGCCCATTGATGGCTGGGATGTCATAAGGTTGGTAGTAGCGGCTTTTGGCTTTGTAAATCCGTGAAGCTCGGTGCAAACCTAAATCCACAGGCTTTTTGATGGGGCTAGGCAAGGCATCTGTGTTGCTGTTCTCTGGACTAGACCACTTGTGGGCTAATTTAAGAAGCTCCTCACCAGTGGTGAAGCCCACCAAATAGTTGGAGTTCATGTGAAGGATTTTGTATCCTGAGACAGTATTTTTCATTGGGGAGCAAGGTGTGCTGGAGCAGCGGGGTTTGTCCGGCTCAAGCTTCAGGGTGCTTTTTGCCTCAGCAGCAGGTAGAACAGATATGGGTGTCCTGGATGCTCCACTGACATCCATCTCCATCTTTAACGACATCACCTTGtggaagagaaaaaataaaatcatcatgAAATAAAGAATTTGGCCTTATTTACCTTCTTAATGCACATTGCTGCACTTACATTTTTTCTGCTTTTTCAATTATTTACTTAATTGAAATGAGATAATTATTAAACACAATTCTTCAACTTGAATTGTAATTATGGGTGTGCAATATGAACAAAAAAGTAATATCATAATTGTTTTTTGTGATAAATATTGCGAATGcaattttggcaaatatttttccTCATTTTACTTTCAAAAATGTCAGTGTTCAAAACTTGTCTTTGCATAAGTGATACTGTAGATCAGCGCTACTCAACACGAGGCCAGCtcatcatcataaatatatttattagcagccaatcaaatctgtatgaattgcgatgtgtccattttcatgaggatttacgcTAGTTCTCGACATCGCTGAATCACATTAGAAACGGAAATCAACTGCAAGAGGATGTTACAAAACAAATATCTGAGGatggctgatgttatgagagcgGCGGTGGTCGGTCTGCCAGCGCCCGCTCATACACAGTACACGCGCGGTCTGTCAATCGAACATGCGCGCTTGCAGTCTCAACACGACGGCGCAAATCTGTCCAGtctcttgaatagctcatcagagaTGTACTCTCGTCATGACGACAGTATTTACAGGAATAAACAACCTTTTTTCCTGCAGTGACTGCGTTGAGACGCCTTCACGCAAATGCTTTTTAGTTATTTACTTCGGCGCAAGACGCTAAGAGGGgtgaacaaatatttatgaattgtcactttagaaattttgCTAATATTGGACATATCACTCTTGTTTTTGAAAATTTCTAGTGTATGTGATGTTGAGCACTCATGGTGTTAGTTGACAattacagtgacaacagaactgatctatatcagaaaatagaactgttacaccccttaattttaaaataatttctaaaagggatagttcacccaaaaatgaaaattatttcataatttccccaccctcatgccatcccattttttatttatttatttatttttttacattttagaataatagtaaagtcatcaaaactatggaataacataaatggaactattggaattatgttgtgactaaacaaaatccaaaataaatcaaaactgtgttatattttagcatcttcaaagtagtcaccctttggtAGAATCTGCTAGaatctgcagacatgtactctttacattttctcaaccaacttcttgaggtatcaccccgggatgctttttaaatagtattgaaggagttcccatctatgttgggcacttattggctgcttttctttattatttggtccaagtcatcaatttcaaaaacattttttatttttattttattaaattttagttttataatgaaataaattaatatggtggcacaattatatttttgtctacaaaactaatttcgaacatttaagcatacgccttcagatcaatatatttttaacatcatgagaaacatttcagtcaagtgtttcaaaacttttgaccggtagtgtagatgaCTTTcattataatgcagaaaacaaacaaatattttaaaaataatttctcagctgttttggtcctcacaatgcaagtgaatggtggccagaactttgaagctccaaaaagcacataaaggcagtataaaagtaatccatatgactccagtggttaaatccatatcttctgaagtgatatgataggtgtgggtgagaacagatcaatatttaaatgtaacttttttaacaTCTGTAGGTCACATATGGTGcccgtttagtttcactttcacttctgaaagtgaaaatggagatttatagtaaaaaaaaaaaaaaaaaagccagtaacttaaatattgatctgtctctcatccacagagctgagatattttgtctaaaaaaaaaaaatcatttgtcttcagcagaagaaagtaagttatacatctgggatggcatgaagttgagtaaacaatgagagaattttcatttttaggtgaactatcccattaactagcattccaacattcttactataaaaatattaacttctaattttttatatatatatatatacactatattgccaaaagtattcgctcacccatccaaataattgaattcaggtgttccaatcacttccatggctaAAGGTGTATAAaacgaagcacctaggcatgcagactgcttctacaaacatttgtgaaagaatgggccactctcaggagctcagtgaattccagcatggtattgtgataggatgccacctgtgcaacaagtccagtcgtgaaatttcctcactactaaatattccacagtcaactgtcagtggtattataacaaagtggaagcgattgggaatgacagcaactcagccacgaagtggtaggccacgtaaaatgacagagcggggtcagcggatgctgaggcgcatagtgcgcagaggtcgccaactttctgcagagtcaattgctacagacctccaaagttcatgtggccttcagattagctcaagaacagtgcatagagagcttcatggaatgggtttccatggccgagcagctgcatccaagccatacatcaccaagtgcaatgcaaagcgtcggatgcagtggtgtaaagcgcgccgccactggactctagagcagtggagatgcgttctctggagtgacgaatcacgcttctccatctggcaatctgatggacgagtctgggtttggcggttgtcaggagaacggtacttgtctgactgcattgtgccaactgtgaagtttggtggaggggggattatggtgtggggttgtttttcaggagctgggcttggcccctttgttccagtgaaaggaattctgaatgcttcagcataccaagagattttggacaattccatgctcacaactttgtgggaacagtttggggatggccccttcctgttccaacatgactacgCACCAGttcacaaagcaaggtccataaagacatggatgagcgagtttggtgtggaagaacttgactggcctgcacagagtcctgacctcaacccaatagagcacctttgggatgaattagagcgaagactgtgagccaggccttctcgtccaacatcagtgtctgacctcacaaatgcgcttctggaagaatggtgaaaaattcccataaacacactcctaaaccttgtggaaagccttcccagaagagttgaagctgttatagctgcaaagggtgggccgatgtcatattaaaccctatggattaagaatgggatgtcacttaagttcatatgtgtctaaaggcagatgagcgaatgcttttggcaatatagtgtatatatatatatatatatgcagtggtgtgaaaaagtgtttgcccccttcctgatttcttatttttttgcatgtttgtcacacttaaatgtttcagatcatcaaacaagtttaaatattagtcaaagataacacaagtaaacacaaaatgcagtttttaaatgaaggttgttattattaagggaaaacaaaatccaaacctacatggccctgtgtgaaaaagtgtttgccccacctgttaaaacataactgtggtttatcacacctgagttcaatttctctagccacacccaggcctgattactgccacacctgttctcaatcaagaaatcacttaaataggacctgcctgacaaagtaaagtagaccaaaagatcttcaaaagctagacatcatgccgagatccaaagaaattcaggaacaaattagaaagaaagtaattgagatctatcagtctggaaaaggttataaagccatttctaaagctttgggactccagagaaccacagtgagagccattatccacaaatggcgaaaacatggaacagtggtgaaccttcccaggaatggccggccgaccaaaattaccccaagagcatagcgacgactcatccaagaggtcacaaaagaccccacaacaacatccaaagaactgcaggcctcacttgcctcagttaaggtcagtgttcatgactccaccgtaagaaagagactgggcaaaaatggcctgcatggcagagttccaagacgaaaaccactgctgagcaaaaagaacattaaggctcgtctcatttttgccagaaaacatcttgatgatccccaagacttttgggaaaatactctgtggactgacgagacaaaagtcgAACTTtatggaaggtgtgtgtcccattacatctgcataacaccgcatttcagaaaaagaacatcataccaacagtaaaatatggtggtggtagtgtgatggtctggggctgttttgctgcttcaggacctggaagacttgctgtgataaatggaacaatgaattctgctgtctaccaaaaaatcctgaaggagaatgtccggccatctgttcgtgacctcaagttgaagcgaacttgggttctgcagcaggacaatgatccaaaacacacc of the Myxocyprinus asiaticus isolate MX2 ecotype Aquarium Trade chromosome 42, UBuf_Myxa_2, whole genome shotgun sequence genome contains:
- the macir gene encoding macrophage immunometabolism regulator, producing the protein MSLKMEMDVSGASRTPISVLPAAEAKSTLKLEPDKPRCSSTPCSPMKNTVSGYKILHMNSNYLVGFTTGEELLKLAHKWSSPENSNTDALPSPIKKPVDLGLHRASRIYKAKSRYYQPYDIPAINGRRRRRMPSSSDSCLKSVVAGEPSKALHGPLPLCLLKGKRVYSKSLDYLNLDKMSIREPADTEVLQYQLQHLTLRGERMFTRNKT